A stretch of the Notamacropus eugenii isolate mMacEug1 chromosome 2, mMacEug1.pri_v2, whole genome shotgun sequence genome encodes the following:
- the SLC16A4 gene encoding monocarboxylate transporter 5 isoform X4 gives MLKGTKSNPYTEPLDGGWGWMIVFHFFLVNMLLMGLTKTFAIFFVVFQEEFGDTSEHIGWIGSLLSSFRFIAAPLAATFCDKLGEKSTSILGALLICTGYLISSLATGISFLCISMGLLPGLGSACLYHAAAVMTAKYFKKRLALSTAIARSGMGLTFLLAPLTKILIDEYDWPGTLLIFGGISLNLVPSSMLLRPINIKKEEHMATRSPDAVSPLGVAASDDGQWPPTGNCLVNKDEQTGQETAISGCQDDDKEVFSNKPRFHKQLIDFSLFKNPLFYIFTGCFLFSQLAYFIPTFHLVARAKTLGIDTMDASYLISMAGITETVTQLLSGWVADQKWIKNYHYYKSYLLLCGITNLLGPLATTFPLLMTYSIFFAIFCGCYLALVLPVMVDFSGNSALNQFLGFAAFFAGLAILSGPPIAGTKVYDYIR, from the exons TTCTAATGGGACTGACCAAAACCTTTGCAATTTTCTTCGTGGTTTTTCAAGAAGAGTTTGGTGACACTTCAGAGCATATTGGCTGGATTGGATCTTTGCTGTCTTCATTCCGCTTCATTGCAG CTCCACTGGCTGCCACATTCTGTGACAAATTAGGAGAGAAGTCCACATCCATTCTTGGTGCCCTTCTTATCTGCACCGGATACTTGATCAGCAGCTTAGCCACAGGCATCTCCTTCCTCTGTATATCTATGGGGCTTCTACCAG gtCTAGGCTCTGCTTGCCTATACCACGCAGCTGCTGTGATGACTGCTAAATATTTCAAAAAACGACTGGCTCTTTCAACTGCTATTGCTCGTTCAGGGATGGGGCTGACATTTCTGCTGGCACCTCTCACAAAAATCTTGATAGATGAATATGACTGGCCAG GTACTCTTCTAATATTTGGAGGGATCTCATTAAATTTGGTGCCCTCTAGTATGCTCTTACGACCCATCAACATCAAAAAGGAAGAACACATGGCTACCAGAAGTCCAGATGCAGTAAGTCCACTGGGAGTTGCAGCCAGCGATGATGGACAGTGGCCTCCCACTGGAAACTGCTTAGTCAACAAGGATGAACAAACTGGTCAAGAGACAGCAATCTCAGGATGCCAAGATGATGACAAAGAGGTCTTTAGCAACAAGCCTCGATTTCACAAGCAGCTCATTGACTTCTCTCTGTTTAAGaaccctttattttatatattcaccGGCTGTTTTCTATTCAGCCAGCTAGCCTATTTCATCCCTACTTTCCATCTGGTAGCCAGAGCTAAAACTCTGGGGATCGACACCATGGATGCCTCCTATTTAATTTCAATGGCtg GCATCACAGAGACAGTCACGCAGCTACTGTCTGGATGGGTTGCTGACCAGAAGTGGATCAAGAACTATCACTACTACAAGTCTTACCTCCTCCTCTGTGGCATCACTAACCTGCTTGGTCCTTTAGCCACCACATTTCCTCTACTCATGACCTACTCCATCTTCTTTGCCATTTTCTGTGGTTGTTATTTGGCACTGGTACTCCCTGTAATG GTTGATTTCTCCGGGAATTCTGCACTAAACCAGTTTTTGGGATTTGCTGCCTTTTTTGCTGGGCTAGCTATTCTTTCTGGACCACCTATAGCAG
- the SLC16A4 gene encoding monocarboxylate transporter 5 isoform X3: MLKGTKSNPYTEPLDGGWGWMIVFHFFLVNMLLMGLTKTFAIFFVVFQEEFGDTSEHIGWIGSLLSSFRFIAAPLAATFCDKLGEKSTSILGALLICTGYLISSLATGISFLCISMGLLPGLGSACLYHAAAVMTAKYFKKRLALSTAIARSGMGLTFLLAPLTKILIDEYDWPGTLLIFGGISLNLVPSSMLLRPINIKKEEHMATRSPDAVSPLGVAASDDGQWPPTGNCLVNKDEQTGQETAISGCQDDDKEVFSNKPRFHKQLIDFSLFKNPLFYIFTGCFLFSQLAYFIPTFHLVARAKTLGIDTMDASYLISMAGITETVTQLLSGWVADQKWIKNYHYYKSYLLLCGITNLLGPLATTFPLLMTYSIFFAIFCGCYLALVLPVMVDFSGNSALNQFLGFAAFFAGLAILSGPPIAETGQVSMPEDCP; the protein is encoded by the exons TTCTAATGGGACTGACCAAAACCTTTGCAATTTTCTTCGTGGTTTTTCAAGAAGAGTTTGGTGACACTTCAGAGCATATTGGCTGGATTGGATCTTTGCTGTCTTCATTCCGCTTCATTGCAG CTCCACTGGCTGCCACATTCTGTGACAAATTAGGAGAGAAGTCCACATCCATTCTTGGTGCCCTTCTTATCTGCACCGGATACTTGATCAGCAGCTTAGCCACAGGCATCTCCTTCCTCTGTATATCTATGGGGCTTCTACCAG gtCTAGGCTCTGCTTGCCTATACCACGCAGCTGCTGTGATGACTGCTAAATATTTCAAAAAACGACTGGCTCTTTCAACTGCTATTGCTCGTTCAGGGATGGGGCTGACATTTCTGCTGGCACCTCTCACAAAAATCTTGATAGATGAATATGACTGGCCAG GTACTCTTCTAATATTTGGAGGGATCTCATTAAATTTGGTGCCCTCTAGTATGCTCTTACGACCCATCAACATCAAAAAGGAAGAACACATGGCTACCAGAAGTCCAGATGCAGTAAGTCCACTGGGAGTTGCAGCCAGCGATGATGGACAGTGGCCTCCCACTGGAAACTGCTTAGTCAACAAGGATGAACAAACTGGTCAAGAGACAGCAATCTCAGGATGCCAAGATGATGACAAAGAGGTCTTTAGCAACAAGCCTCGATTTCACAAGCAGCTCATTGACTTCTCTCTGTTTAAGaaccctttattttatatattcaccGGCTGTTTTCTATTCAGCCAGCTAGCCTATTTCATCCCTACTTTCCATCTGGTAGCCAGAGCTAAAACTCTGGGGATCGACACCATGGATGCCTCCTATTTAATTTCAATGGCtg GCATCACAGAGACAGTCACGCAGCTACTGTCTGGATGGGTTGCTGACCAGAAGTGGATCAAGAACTATCACTACTACAAGTCTTACCTCCTCCTCTGTGGCATCACTAACCTGCTTGGTCCTTTAGCCACCACATTTCCTCTACTCATGACCTACTCCATCTTCTTTGCCATTTTCTGTGGTTGTTATTTGGCACTGGTACTCCCTGTAATG GTTGATTTCTCCGGGAATTCTGCACTAAACCAGTTTTTGGGATTTGCTGCCTTTTTTGCTGGGCTAGCTATTCTTTCTGGACCACCTATAGCAG